One window of the Triticum dicoccoides isolate Atlit2015 ecotype Zavitan chromosome 3B, WEW_v2.0, whole genome shotgun sequence genome contains the following:
- the LOC119280978 gene encoding UDP-glycosyltransferase 75C1-like produces MPAMVPQEVPRVGEAPHFLVVTFPAQGHINPARHLALRLLSASPGARVAFSTPVSAFRKMFPDVEDAEAVDHVDGAGVHYVPYSDGFDGGFDTSAHDISYYMSNLKVAGSRTLGGVLARLRDAGTPVTQVVYTVMLSWVAGVARAHGVPAAAYWIQPATVLAAYFHFFRGTDGLDQAVAAAASDPWADVHIRGLPPMRLRDLPSFFTIASDVDHPYAFVLTAFRELLDVLEREDTPTVLVNTFDAVEPDAMATLRQHGVDVVSIGPVLSFLDASAPAAANSNDLFKQDGKGYLEWLDAQEAGSVIYISFGSLSAMSKRQITEVARGMAEIGRPFLWVLRKDNRGEVDGDDLCTGGGMVVEWCDQGKVLSHPAVGCFVTHCGWNSTLESMACGVPIVGVPQWTDQGTNAWLVERKLGAGVRAAVSEKDGVLEADELRRCIAFATSDVVRAKAALWREKARAAAAVGGSSERNLRAFVAGN; encoded by the coding sequence ATGCCGGCCATGGTGCCGCAGGAGGTGCCGCGCGTGGGGGAGGCGCCGCACTTCCTCGTGGTCACGTTCCCGGCGCAGGGCCACATCAACCCGGCGCGCCACCTGGCGCTGCGCCTCCTCAGCGCCTCGCCGGGCGCCCGCGTCGCCTTCTCCACCCCCGTCTCCGCTTTCCGCAAGATGTTCCCGGACGTCGAGGACGCGGAGGCGGTGGACCACGTCGACGGCGCCGGCGTCCACTACGTGCCCTACTCCGACGGCTTCGACGGCGGCTTCGACACGTCAGCGCACGACATCTCGTACTACATGTCCAATCTCAAGGTCGCGGGGTCCCGCACGCTGGGCGGCGTGCTCGCGCGCCTCCGCGACGCCGGCACCCCCGTCACGCAGGTGGTTTACACCGTGATGCTCTCCTGGGTCGCCGGCGTCGCGCGCGCACACGGCGTTCCCGCCGCGGCCTATTGGATCCAGCCGGCCACCGTGCTCGCCGCCTACTTCCACTTCTTCCGCGGCACCGACGGCCTCGATCAGGCCGTCGCCGCCGCGGCGAGCGACCCGTGGGCGGACGTCCACATCCGGGGGCTCCCGCCGATGCGCCTGCGCGACCTGCCGTCGTTCTTCACCATCGCCTCCGACGTCGACCACCCCTACGCCTTCGTCCTCACCGCGTTCCGCGAGCTCCTCGACGTGCTGGAACGCGAGGACACGCCCACGGTGCTCGTCAACACGTTCGACGCCGTGGAGCCTGATGCGATGGCGACGCTGCGCCAGCACGGCGTCGACGTCGTCTCCATCGGCCCCGTGCTCTCCTTCCTGGACGCCTCCGCGCCAGCGGCGGCCAACAGCAACGACCTGTTCAAGCAGGATGGCAAGGGGTACCTGGAGTGGCTGGACGCACAGGAAGCGGGGTCGGTCATCTACATCTCCTTCGGGAGCCTGTCGGCGATGAGCAAGCGGCAGATCACGGAGGTGGCGCGCGGCATGGCGGAGATCGGCCGCCCGTTCCTGTGGGTGCTGAGGAAGGACAACCGCGGCGAGGTCGACGGCGACGACTTGTGCACCGGCGGCGGCATGGTGGTGGAGTGGTGCGACCAGGGGAAGGTGCTGTCGCACCCGGCGGTGGGGTGTTTCGTGACGCACTGCGGTTGGAACTCGACGCTGGAGAGCATGGCGTGCGGCGTGCCGATCGTGGGAGTGCCGCAGTGGACGGACCAGGGCACCAACGCATGGCTGGTGGAGCGGAAGCTCGGCGCCGGGGTCCGGGCCGCCGTGAGTGAGAAGGACGGCGTGCTGGAGGCCGACGAGCTACGGAGGTGCATCGCCTTCGCCACGTCGGATGTGGTGCGCGCCAAGGCGGCGCTGTGGAGGGAgaaggcgagggcggcggcggccgtgggCGGCTCGTCCGAGAGGAACCTCAGGGCGTTCGTCGCCGGCAACTAG
- the LOC119275171 gene encoding DNA polymerase epsilon subunit B-like codes for MAAPSAAMRKKLQRKFRLRGFTLKVDALEEAAAFLARFPDAEDEALDLLLDELDKEPLKSSILDRDAVRRVVSLLVEAEEAVDAASPSATSVQSALRVVDSFVVPRFHYDPIKKVFYEHTGRLALHGEAGDKAALYRDRYQVLLQRLARDKYFSKPAFESVMAENESCEITSIQSLVGCTGRRWIMGVISQLEERQFYLEDLTGAVPIDLANAKITSGFFVENTVVVAEGELLSSGIFQVNTCGFPPLEDRETSLSLLMGLDFFGGGVIPTEEALRLSSLENKAVNDMFVILSDVWLDSYETMEKLGVVLDGYESVEVVPSLFVLMGNFCSRPCNLAFNSFEELRLQFGKLGEMIASRTRLKEHSRFLFIPGPDDAGPSKALPRCALPKYLIEELQKHIPNAIFVSNPCRVKFYTQEIVFFRQDLLYRMRRSCLIPPTTEETSDPFEHLVATITHQSHLCPLPLTVQPIIWNYDHCLRLYPTPDMIVLADKSEQKAFKYTGITCFNPGSFANDSTFAAYRPCTKEVELSALES; via the exons ATGGCGGCGCCGTCGGCAGCCATGCGCAAGAAGCTGCAGCGCAAATTCCGGCTGCGTGGCTTCACCCTCAAAGTTGACGCCCTCGAGGAGGCGGCCGCCTTCCTCGCCCGCTTCCCCGACGCCGAGGACGAggccctcgacctcctcctcgacgAGCTCGACAAAGAGCCGC TGAAATCGTCCATACTAGACCGGGACGCGGTCCGTCGCGTGGTGTCCCTACTggtcgaggcggaggaggcggtcgACGCGGCATCGCCTTCCGCCACCAGCGTCCAGTCGGCGCTGCGGGTGGTGGACTCGTTCGTCGTGCCGCGGTTCCACTACGACCCAATCAAGAAAGTGTTCTACGA GCATACTGGAAGATTAGCCCTCCATGGAGAAGCTGGAGATAAAGCCGCCCTTTACAGGGATAGATATCAAGTGCTGCTTCAGAGGCTCGCTCGTGATAAATATTTCTCCAAGCCAGCTTTTGAGTCTGTTATGGCTGAAAATGAAAGTTGTGAG ATTACTTCCATACAGTCCTTAGTTGGgtgtactgggcggagatggatcatGGGGGTCATATCGCAGTTGGAGGAACGCCAGttctacttggaggatcttactggaGCAGTGCCAATTGACTTGGCGAATGCA AAAATCACTTCAGGTTTCTTTGTTGAAAACACAGTGGTTGTAGCAGAAGGAGAATTACTTTCAAGTGGCATTTTCCAG GTCAAtacctgtgggtttcctcccttagAGGACAGAGAAACATCACTTTCACTGCTTATGGGGCTTGATTTCTTTGGTGGAGGTGTCATACCAACTGAAGAAGCA CTAAGATTGTCATCACTAGAAAATAAGGCTGTGAATGACATGTTTGTCATTCTTTCAGATGTTTGGCTCGACAGTTATGAG ACTATGGAGAAGTTGGGTGTTGTTCTTGATGGCTATGAAAGTGTGGAAGTAGTTCCTTCTCTCTTTGTTCTAATGGGAAATTTCTGCTCCCGGCCCTGCAATCTGGCATTCAATTCGTTCGAAGAACTCAG ATTGCAGTTTGGAAAGCTTGGTGAGATGATTGCATCTCGAACTAGGTTAAAGGAACATAGTCGTTTTTTATTCATCCCTGGTCCTGATGATGCAG GACCTTCTAAAGCTCTCCCAAGGTGTGCGCTCCCAAAGTATCTAATTGAGGAACTTCAGAAGCACATCCCAAATGCTATATTTGTAAGCAACCCCTGCAG GGTTAAGTTTTATACACAAGAAATCGTGTTTTTCCGGCAAGATCTCCTTTACAGGATGCGGCGGTCATGCTTGATTCCACCAACAACGGAAGAAACAAGTGACCCATTTGAACAT CTAGTAGCAACTATCACCCATCAGAGTCATCTGTGTCCATTGCCTCTTACAGTGCAACCTATCATATGGAACTACGATCATTGCCTACGGCTATATCCAACTCCTGACATG ATAGTATTGGCTGACAAGAGTGAGCAGAAGGCCTTCAAATATACAGGAATCACTTGCTTCAATCCTGGTTCTTTTGCGAACGACAGCACCTTTGCAGCATACCGTCCTTGCACTAAGGAGGTTGAGCTTTCTGCATTAGAAAGCTAA